Proteins from a genomic interval of Capsicum annuum cultivar UCD-10X-F1 chromosome 4, UCD10Xv1.1, whole genome shotgun sequence:
- the LOC107867784 gene encoding pentatricopeptide repeat-containing protein At3g22150, chloroplastic, giving the protein MRLAMSSSSALPLPFSPSTLSQSPSLSLTHLPNHSFLLLPDEPSTLFDSKPRTIRYRLSELCRKGQTHLARQLFDTIPQPTTVLWNTIIIGYICNNLPHEAILFYSKLKHAGSSVCDQYTFSSVLKACAETKRILVGKAVHCHILRSGIHPSRIVSNSLLNMYSSTCVGLESGSDCELVERVFRIMRKRNVVAWNTIFSWYVKRKRFSEAVKCFVMMMSLGVKPSVVSFVNVFPAVSEVGDVRVADALYGLIVKLGNEYVNDLFVVSAAIVMYAELGCVDLARRIFDNTCERNTEIWNSMISGYIQNNFPFKAVDLYLEAVKAKDAVTTDDVTFVSALMATSQLQHLEFAQQLHACLVKKCMDSQVISLNAMIATYSRCNRVGDSFKVFNGMKDRDIVSWNTMVSALVQNGLDNEALMLVYEMQKLRVVIDDITITILLSAASNLRDREIGKQAHAYLLRHNIQFEGMDSYLIDMYSKSNMIREAQAIFQSNFTNDKDQATWNAMIAGNTQNGLIEQSFVVFKEMLDQNVKPNAVTLASILPSCSQAGSIAIGKQLHCFAIRNFLENNVYVVSALVDMYSKSGTIDYAESVFQKSPEKNSVTYTNMILGYGQHGMGKKALTLFYSLQQNGLDPDAVTFIAVLSACSYTGLVDEGLQIFELMGEEYGIQPSAEHYACVVDMLGRVGRLDEAHNFAKQLGEEGNVLGIWGSLLAACRVHRNFELGKIVSSKLLELEGSDRISGYHVLLSNIYAEEGNWQSVDNLRRGMRKMGLSKEVGCSWIATSGYPHSFVSRDNKHPQCCMIYDMLGCLTINMKDAGYKPKLELMEGWIYGLEE; this is encoded by the coding sequence ATGCGTTTAGCAATGTCCTCCTCATCAGCTCTTCCTCTTCCTTTCTCTCCTTCAACTCTCTCACAATCTCCATCTTTATCCTTAACCCATCTCCCCAATCACTCTTTTCTCCTCCTCCCCGACGAACCATCCACTCTCTTCGACTCAAAACCCCGTACAATTCGCTACCGTTTAAGCGAACTATGCCGAAAAGGACAAACTCATCTCGCCCGCCAACTGTTCGATACAATTCCTCAACCAACAACTGTCCTTTGGAATACTATTATCATTGGATACATTTGTAACAACTTGCCTCATGAAGCTATTTTGTTTTATTCTAAATTGAAACATGCCGGTTCATCGGTGTGTGATCAGTATACTTTCTCTTCTGTTCTTAAAGCTTGTGCGGAGACGAAAAGGATACTTGTAGGTAAAGCTGTGCATTGTCATATTTTGCGGTCTGGTATTCATCCTAGTAGGATTGTGAGTAATTCTTTGTTGAATATGTATTCGAGTACGTGTGTTGGTTTGGAAAGTGGTTCGGATTGTGAGTTGGTGGAAAGGGTGTTTAGAATTATGAGGAAAAGAAATGTTGTTGCTTGGAATACAATTTTTTCGTGGTATGTTAAAAGGAAGAGGTTTTCGGAAGCAGTTAAGTGTTTTGTTATGATGATGAGTTTAGGTGTTAAGCCGAGTGTTGTTAGTTTTGTTAATGTTTTTCCTGCTGTATCAGAAGTAGGGGATGTTAGAGTTGCTGATGCTCTATATGGTTTGATTGTGAAATTGGgtaatgaatatgtaaatgacttgTTTGTAGTTAGTGCTGCAATTGTTATGTATGCTGAGCTTGGTTGTGTTGATTTGGCGAGAAGAATATTTGACAATACTTGTGAAAGAAATACAGAGATTTGGAACTCTATGATTAGCGGGTATATTCAGAACAATTTTCCTTTTAAAGCAGTTGATCTCTATCTTGAAGCTGTAAAAGCAAAGGATGCTGTTACTACTGATGATGTGACATTTGTATCCGCTCTTATGGCAACTTCACAGTTGCAGCATTTGGAGTTTGCCCAACAGCTACATGCATGTCTGGTAAAGAAATGCATGGATTCACAGGTTATTTCGTTAAATGCTATGATAGCCACATATTCTAGGTGTAACCGTGTTGGCGATTCATTTAAAGTTTTTAATGGAATGAAGGACAGAGATATAGTGTCATGGAATACTATGGTGTCTGCTTTGGTACAGAACGGACTTGATAATGAGGCTTTAATGCTTGTATACGAGATGCAAAAGCTTAGGGTTGTAATTGATGATATAACAATTACCATCCTGCTTTCTGCTGCATCAAATCTCAGGGACAGGGAAATTGGTAAACAGGCCCATGCTTATCTCCTGAGGCACAATATTCAATTTGAAGGAATGGACAGTTACCTGATAGACATGTATTCCAAATCTAATATGATTAGAGAAGCACAAGCAATATTTCAGTCAAACTTCACAAATGATAAGGATCAAGCCACATGGAATGCTATGATAGCTGGGAACACTCAAAATGGATTAATTGAACAATCCTTTGTTGTCTTCAAGGAGATGCTTGACCAGAATGTGAAACCAAATGCTGTGACCTTAGCATCAATTCTTCCATCATGCAGCCAGGCAGGAAGTATAGCAATAGGCAAGCAGTTACATTGTTTTGCAATTCGTAATTTTCTTGAAAACAATGTTTATGTTGTCTCGGCTTTGGTAGACATGTACTCCAAATCAGGAACAATTGATTATGCtgaaagtgtttttcaaaaatctcCTGAGAAGAACTCAGTGACATatacaaatatgattttgggatACGGCCAGCATGGGATGGGCAAAAAAGCTCTAACACTGTTCTACTCTTTGCAGCAGAATGGTTTAGACCCAGATGCTGTTACCTTCATTGCAGTCCTGTCTGCTTGCAGCTACACCGGATTGGTTGATGAAGGACTTCAAATATTTGAGCTGATGGGCGAAGAATACGGAATTCAGCCGTCAGCAGAGCACTATGCTTGTGTGGTTGACATGTTAGGAAGAGTTGGACGGTTGGATGAAGCTCATAATTTTGCTAAACAGTTGGGTGAAGAAGGTAATGTCTTGGGAATATGGGGATCACTCCTTGCAGCCTGCAGAGTTCATAGAAATTTTGAATTGGGGAAAATTGTTTCCAGTAAGCTGCTTGAATTAGAGGGGAGTGACAGAATTTCTGGTTATCATGTTCTACTTTCAAATATATATGCAGAGGAAGGAAACTGGCAATCTGTAGATAACCTCAGAAGAGGAATGCGCAAAATGGGGTTGTCAAAGGAGGTTGGGTGTAGTTGGATTGCTACTTCTGGTTATCCACACTCTTTTGTATCTAGAGATAATAAGCATCCTCAGTGCTGCATGATATATGATATGTTGGGATGTTTAACCATCAATATGAAAGATGCTGGCTATAAACCTAAACTTGAGCTAATGGAAGGGTGGATCTATGGGCTAGAAGAATAA